DNA sequence from the Candidatus Planktophila sulfonica genome:
TTAAGAAGTTCATCGCCGATGTAGTTCCTGAAAATATACATATCGAAAAGCAACTTAAAGATGTACTCGATGGTGCAAAGAGTGAAGTTGAAGTTATCGCTGAGCTTCGCGAAATTGCTTCGCAGAATGAAGTATTCACGTCGCTGATCGGTGGGGGCTATTACGGAACCATCACTCCACCTGTTATCAAAAGAAATGTTTTAGAAAATCCTGCTTGGTACACCGCTTACACCCCTTATCAACCTGAAATTTCTCAGGGTCGCCTCGAAGCACTCTTCGCTTTCCAAACAGTAATTTGCGATATGACAGCACTCGCTCTATCGAATGCTTCGATGCTTGATGAAGGTACAGCAGCAGCTGAAGCTATGACGCTCGCTCGCCGTAGTTCAAGGGCATCTGATGATGCTGTGTTTCTCATCGAAGAACACGTTCACCCACAGACAAAGGCAGTCGTCGCCACTCGCGCAAAGCCGCTAGGAATCACCGTGGTTGAAGTTGATTCTGGACATGTTGCCCGCGATGGTTATGACGGAGAATTTTTCGGTCTGCTCCTTCAATATCCAGATACAACCGGTGAAGTCTGTGATTATGCGAAGGTAACTGAATTCGCACATTCAAAGGGCGCACTTGTTATTGCCGCAACAGATCTTTTAGCGCTTACTCTTCTGAAGGCGCCAGGGGAGTGGGGCGCTGATATCGCCGTCGGTTCTGCTCAACGCTTCGGAATTCCCATGGGATTCGGTGGACCACATGCAGGTTTCATGGCGGTACGTACAGGGCTCGAGCGTTCTCTTCCGGGACGTCTAGTGGGACAGAGCGTTGATGCCCACGGTAATCCAGCATTTCGTTTAGCTCTGCAAACTCGCGAGCAACATATTCGTCGCGATAAGGCCACGAGCAATATCTGTACTGCGCAAGTGTTGTTGGCAAATATGAGCGCGTTCTATGCGATGTGGCATGGACCAAAGGGTCTGCAACAGATCGCGACGCGTATTCATGGATTCGCTTCGCGCCTACAGAAAGCGTCATCATCGCGCAATGGAATCGTTTTCGACACTGTCACAGTTGATGTGAAGAACGCTGATGTGATTCACGCAGCGGCAAAGGCTAAGCGCATTAACTTCGGCCGAGTATCCGATACTGAAGTTCGTATTTCTTTCGATGAAACAACGACCGAGAAGACCTTTGCAGACGTTCTCGAAATCCTAGGGCTTTCAGATGCTGCAGCCACTCCAATTGCAGTTTCTGTATTACGTTCTAGTAAGTATCTTCAACATCCAGTCTTCAATACTTATTTCTCTGAAACTTCAATGTTGCGTTACTTGCGCACACTTGCAGATCGTGATTTAGCTCTAGATCGCACAATGATTCCATTGGGTTCTTGCACAATGAAGCTCAATGCAACTACCGAGATGGAAGCTGTAACCTGGCCAGAGTTTGCTTCCCTTCATCCATTTGCACCAGTTGAACAAACTCGTGGCTCACGATTACTCATCGACCAACTTTCGAAGTGGCTCGTTGAAATTACTGGCTATGACGCAGTTTCATTGCAGCCAAATGCAGGAAGCCAAGGCGAGTTTGCAGGTCTGCTTGCCATTCGCAACTATCACGATTCACGCGGTGACCAAGCCCGTAATATCTGCTTGATTCCATCAAGTGCACACGGAACAAATGCAGCAAGTGCGGTGATGGCTGGCATGAAAGTGGTCGTTATCGAATGCGATGAAGCCGGCAATGTAAGCGTTGACGATCTCAAAGCAAAGATTGCAGAGCATGGTTCAGCACTTGCGGCGCTGATGGTTACTTACCCTTCGACTCACGGGGTATTTGAATCCGCAATCAGTGAAATCTGTGGACTTGTGCATGATGCGGGCGGTCAGGTTTATGTTGATGGTGCAAACCTCAACGCACTTGTAGGAACTGCGCAGCCAGGAAAATTTGGCGCAGATGTTTCACACCTAAATCTTCACAAGACTTTCTGCATTCCTCATGGTGGTGGGGGACCAGGAGTAGGACCGGTTATCTCTAAGGCGCACTTAGCTCCCTTCCTTCCGAACCATCCGATGGATGCTCTCGCCGGCCCAGCAACAGGACCAGGACCAATTTCCGCCGCTCCATTTGGTTCAGCAAGCATCCTGCCGATTTCATGGGCTTACATTCGTTTGATGGGGGGAGAAGGACTCACTCACGCCACCGAGGTAGCGATTCTCAACGCTAACTACATGGCTCATCGCCTAAAAGATGCGTATCCAATTCTTTACACCGGTAATAAGGGTCTTGTAGCCCACGAGTGCATCTTGGATGTCCGTGAAATAACCAAGGTTTCTGGTGTGACCGTTGATGACATTGCAAAGCGTTTAATGGACTTCGGCTTCCATGCTCCAACCATGTCTTTCCCTGTTGCAGGAACTCTGATGATTGAGCCAACTGAGTCAGAAGATGTCTTAGAAATGAACCGCTTCATTGATGCGATGATTGCAATCCGAGGCGAGATTCAAGAGATCATCGACGGCAAGATTGCAGTTGAAGAATCCGCTCTTCGCCATGCACCCCACACCATTGGAGCTATTGCAGGCACAAACTGGGAGAGAAGCTACCCACGCGAACGTGGAGCCTTCCCAGCGACCCTCACGGGCCTGATTCCAGGTGAATTGATTGGCGCTAAGGGAAAGTATTGGCCGACTACAGGGCGTATCGATGGAGCGTACGGGGACCGAAATCTGGTCTGCTCATGCCCACCGATAGAGGCCTTTGCATAGTCTGATTCTTCTTACTTTACATAATGTAACTTATCGGCGTTAGGCCGTAAGCGTCTAGCAAAGCCCCACAGAGTTGTCTGCCACAGAGCTTCAATGACGATCGCTCGGCTCATCTTTGAAACTCCATTAATGCGTTCCACAAAGGTAATTGGAACTTCGACCATTTCAGCGCCAGCTAATTCAGATGCCATCGCCATTTCGATCTGAAAACAATATCCGGTGGCAGTCATATCTTTAAGATTTAACTTGTTGAGTAAAGCTGCACTGTAGACACGGAATCCTCCAGTTAAATCATTTAAAGGAATGCCGAGCGCAATACGTGCATATTTGGTGCCAGATTTAGATAGCAATTGTCTACTTTTTGGCCAATTAACAACTGATCCGCCAGCCATCCAGCGAGTACCTAAAGTGATTGAAACCAGTGAATCGGTTGCATCAAGCATTGCCGGTAGATCCTCAACTCGATGCGATCCATCAGCATCCATAGTGACAATTTTTGAATACTTGTTCATGGATAAAACATGTTCGAAGCCAGCTCGATATGCAGCACCCAACCCAGCTTTACCTGGACGCTTGAGAACACTGACCCACGAAAAATTCATGGAATCGACAATATCTGCAGTCTTATCTGGTGAATTATCGTCAAGAACGACAACATCGAAGTCTCGTACATTATGTAAAGTCGATAATTGATTAAGAAGTTCAACAATCGCAATTGACTCGTTGTAAGTCGGAATCAAGATAACCGGCTTCATATTCACTCACCTTACCAACCTAACGCTGATATTAATCTATCAACGCTGGCGCCAAGGCCGTACTCATCCTTCATCTGATAAATCGTAGACAAATCATCGGGTTTCTTTGGCATCGAGATATCCATTTTCGGAATAGCGACATCTTTTGCGCAGTGCACCAGTGTTGGTGCAATCTTTAAATAGTCAGCGCCATCAATGATTTTCTTTGCAAGTGACTTAGTGAGAGCTTCATGTTCGGCCTTAGCTCCAGCAAGTGCCTCATCCACCGTTGAGAAGTGGTTGGCAATGAGAGCAGCCCCCTTCTCTCCGATTCCACGAACGCCAGGTAAACCATCTGATGGATCTCCACGGAACATCGCAAAGAGTGCGTACCTATCCCCTGGTATCCCATATTTTTCTGCGACCCATTTGCTATCAACTAAATCGTGTTGAGAAATTCCGCGTGCGAGATAAACAATTTTTACATCGCGCTTATCGTCAACCATCTGAAAGAGGTCCCTATCCCCTGTCACAACACGGATTGGCCCCTTCTCTTTAACGGCGAAGGTCGCCATGACATCGTCAGCCTCGTAATCATCAACACCAAGCATTGGGATACCGAATGCATCGAGTAGATCGAGAAGAACTGGAATTTGAGGTGTCAGGGTTTCTGGCTCTTCCTCTTCATCGCTCTCATCCTCGAGACGGTTAGCTTTGTAATCCGGAAATAGATCTACGCGCCACGATGGACGCCAATCACCCTCGATGCAGGCGACGATGCGATCTGGTGAATACATACCGATGAGACGAGCAGTCATATCAAGATAACCGCGGATCGCATTGACCGGCATACCTGAAGGTGAGAGCAAGGTGTCAGGCATTCCGTAATAAGCGCGATACCAAAGTGAGGCGCTATCTAAGAGCATCAGTGTCATAGATCGCCCAACATATATGAAATGACGCCTCTATCCAAGCGCTTAATTCCTTCACGGCAGGCAGGTCGAAGTTCTTCTGCCGCTCCGCCAATTTGAGTAAGCAAGTCGATAAGTTGTTTAATGCTTCGCACAAAGTCACCAACTGTCATATCAGTTCCCTTGAGAATGCTACTGAGAGAGTGTCCATTAGCCCACCGGAATGATGCGTAACAGAAACCAAAATCAGGTTCACGTTGTGTCTTTACATCGAACTCATTTTCAATTGCTTCAAGTTCGATCCAGATCTTCGACACTGCAACAAGAGCGTTTGCAACATTGTCGTTCGGCATTTTTGGCGCATACGGTTCAGAGCTTCTGCCCTGATAAATCATCGCTGATGCAACCGATAACAACTCGGGCGGTGTAAGAGAGTCAAATACTCCGCGTCGAATAGATTCGGTAAGCAATAAATCAGATTCAGCAAATATTTTCGCCAGAATCTTGCCCTGTTCTAGCGGCTTCTCCCCTTCGATATAACCAAGGTGGGTCAATACATCGCAGATACGATCGAAGGTCTTGGCGAT
Encoded proteins:
- the gcvP gene encoding aminomethyl-transferring glycine dehydrogenase, with product MSNYQDFEDRHIGPSASDESEMLGVLGYSDIKKFIADVVPENIHIEKQLKDVLDGAKSEVEVIAELREIASQNEVFTSLIGGGYYGTITPPVIKRNVLENPAWYTAYTPYQPEISQGRLEALFAFQTVICDMTALALSNASMLDEGTAAAEAMTLARRSSRASDDAVFLIEEHVHPQTKAVVATRAKPLGITVVEVDSGHVARDGYDGEFFGLLLQYPDTTGEVCDYAKVTEFAHSKGALVIAATDLLALTLLKAPGEWGADIAVGSAQRFGIPMGFGGPHAGFMAVRTGLERSLPGRLVGQSVDAHGNPAFRLALQTREQHIRRDKATSNICTAQVLLANMSAFYAMWHGPKGLQQIATRIHGFASRLQKASSSRNGIVFDTVTVDVKNADVIHAAAKAKRINFGRVSDTEVRISFDETTTEKTFADVLEILGLSDAAATPIAVSVLRSSKYLQHPVFNTYFSETSMLRYLRTLADRDLALDRTMIPLGSCTMKLNATTEMEAVTWPEFASLHPFAPVEQTRGSRLLIDQLSKWLVEITGYDAVSLQPNAGSQGEFAGLLAIRNYHDSRGDQARNICLIPSSAHGTNAASAVMAGMKVVVIECDEAGNVSVDDLKAKIAEHGSALAALMVTYPSTHGVFESAISEICGLVHDAGGQVYVDGANLNALVGTAQPGKFGADVSHLNLHKTFCIPHGGGGPGVGPVISKAHLAPFLPNHPMDALAGPATGPGPISAAPFGSASILPISWAYIRLMGGEGLTHATEVAILNANYMAHRLKDAYPILYTGNKGLVAHECILDVREITKVSGVTVDDIAKRLMDFGFHAPTMSFPVAGTLMIEPTESEDVLEMNRFIDAMIAIRGEIQEIIDGKIAVEESALRHAPHTIGAIAGTNWERSYPRERGAFPATLTGLIPGELIGAKGKYWPTTGRIDGAYGDRNLVCSCPPIEAFA
- a CDS encoding polyprenol monophosphomannose synthase: MKPVILIPTYNESIAIVELLNQLSTLHNVRDFDVVVLDDNSPDKTADIVDSMNFSWVSVLKRPGKAGLGAAYRAGFEHVLSMNKYSKIVTMDADGSHRVEDLPAMLDATDSLVSITLGTRWMAGGSVVNWPKSRQLLSKSGTKYARIALGIPLNDLTGGFRVYSAALLNKLNLKDMTATGYCFQIEMAMASELAGAEMVEVPITFVERINGVSKMSRAIVIEALWQTTLWGFARRLRPNADKLHYVK
- a CDS encoding 5'-3' exonuclease, coding for MTLMLLDSASLWYRAYYGMPDTLLSPSGMPVNAIRGYLDMTARLIGMYSPDRIVACIEGDWRPSWRVDLFPDYKANRLEDESDEEEEPETLTPQIPVLLDLLDAFGIPMLGVDDYEADDVMATFAVKEKGPIRVVTGDRDLFQMVDDKRDVKIVYLARGISQHDLVDSKWVAEKYGIPGDRYALFAMFRGDPSDGLPGVRGIGEKGAALIANHFSTVDEALAGAKAEHEALTKSLAKKIIDGADYLKIAPTLVHCAKDVAIPKMDISMPKKPDDLSTIYQMKDEYGLGASVDRLISALGW